AGGGAAGAGACAAAGATCCGGTATTTTTGAAGAACTGGCGTCCTCTGACTCTTCTTTGTTGTGACACTCGTATTTTAGCCAAATGTTTgtcactgcatgtacatgttaaaaGCGTTGTTTCCGACATAATCCATGAGAATCAATCAGGTTTTAGTCATTGTAGATTCATTGCAGATAACATCCGTAGGCTTTTAGAAATTCTAGATTTTTATCAGAGGGAGGAATTGTtgggtcttgttttcattgCCGGTTTTGAAAAAAGTATTCGATGAAGTTAGATGGGACCTTAATATAAGAAGAAGTCTTGAATTTTTCAATTTGGGACAGCCTTTTATTTAGTGGGTTAAAGTTATATACAGCAGCATTTGTAGTcgtatttgttattttggataCCCTATCCAGGGGAGTTAGACAAGGTTGTCCATTGTCACCTTACCTCTTTGTAATTGTTGTAGAGGTGATAGCAATCAGAGTGAGAGAGTGTACAATTAAGGGTTTGCTCACAGGGCCGTTTGAGAACAAAATTTCTCAATACGCTGATATTAATTTTCCAATTCAGCCTACACTTGAATCTTTTAGTATGTTggttgatattttgaataagATTTCTTTAATTTCTGGTCTCAAACCTAATTATGAGAAATGCAAAGTATTGCGTACTGGCTCTTTGTAATACACTCCATTTCATATTGATACTACATATCCATTGGAGTGGACTAATGGTGCAGTTGATGCTTTGGGTGTACATATCACAGTTGATTTATTACATTTGATTGATGCTAATTTTAACCCCGCATTGAAAAGGCCAGGAAGATACTGCAGCCATGGCGGGGACGGATTCTGACACTTTATgggaaaatatatattatcaaaacATTGGTAGTTTCACAATGTACCCATCTTTTTGTGACCCTCCCTTCTCCCGGATTAGACTTTTTCAAGAAGTAAAATTCCTTGGTCTTTCAGTTTCTCTGGGAAAGTAAACGAGAATTGGTTAGGAGAAATGTTACTTATAGTGCATATGAAAAGGGCGGTTTTAATTTGACTAATCTTCGGGCTTTTAACAAGTCGTTAAAAGCTGCCTGATTCCTTAGAATCATGAATAATGGCAATTTGTTTTCTAGCAAATGGTATAAATTTACCCTTTGcaaacttggggggggggggggggggcttgataAAATACGCCCATCTCAGTAGTCAGGATTATTGTATTCTGGACGCTGTCAGTTCTgtgttttaaaaagaatttaCTCTAGCATTGCTGCAGTACAATAATACACCTGTTGTTAATTATTTGAACGTGTTAGTAGACAGAGTGACTATAGCACACCTATCCCTAGGTCTCTTGGATTTAATGGATTTTGGAAAGGTAAAATGTGAGGAAATGGACGGACGGGGGGTGAAGACTATTCTAATATGTGATACGACAACTGCAAACTTGTAGGACTGCTCCCCTCGGAGCTATCACAACCTAGACCTCGCTTTGAATGTTTTAATGATGCTTGACCCAACAACTTTGAAAACAGTGAACTTTATATTGACCTATCCAGAAATATTCAGCCAATTTTAAACCAATTATAGTTTCCGCATCTTACAGCAATATTGAAATAGTGGCTCCCCCGGCGTTAACCTGTGCACTGTGTTCGAATTCTAGGCCACATTATATACAGTGCCTTTAATGGCGTCTATGAATTTGGAGAGCCTGTTTTGTTACCTGTTATAAATACACGTTATACGACAATGAAGAGGAGCAATGATCAAATGGCAACCATGGAGAAAGACGGTGGTATTTATGGCTGGCTCCTGGTTCTCTCTTGTCACGTTGGCTGTATGTTCATAATTGGGACTTACCAGTCTGTAGGACCAGTATTTGTAGAACTACAGAGGTATTTCAATGCGGGATCAGCTCGAACGTCGTGGATTCTCTCGGTGGCTACGTTTACGCAATTAACATTCGGTAAGGCCTTACAAATCCACTTTCTAGAAAAAAATGGCCACACTATGgaaaacaatattatatttacaaaagcaATTGTCCTGGAGGAACCTATTGATGACAAACAGAACTTACATATCCTGCCGTAAATCATGAattttttgaaaagtttatGTATACCGCAAAATTGTTTTAACGTTGGAAACGGATATACATGCTAACCATGTGTGTATTGACCTTAGTTATCCTGTTTGAATTGGAGGGAACAAAGGCAGTACAATTGACTGTCTCGTatttaatgaaaaatatattttaaaaggtCCTTTAACTTTCAACAGACAGGCAGGCGCCACACCATGTGCCACTTTCTATTCACCGACAATTGTAATAGAATGAACTCTTCAGAAGGGGATTGTTACTAGTACTCATATACTGAGTCctgtaaaatgaaaacagttCATGTCCTCACAATAAGAAAAGCCAAACCATCCAAGATATCAAAGGAAATTAAATCATTCATTGGGTCACGACCTCATTCATTCCCCACATGAACGTGGTTGTCAGTCGTTGAAATTGTGAAAGTTTATGATATCATGCCCATCATTCATGCCTTTGTTATCTCCTTCCATATCCAGGTCCTGTTGCAAACATCACAGTCAAGAAAATAGGTTATCGACGTACATTCGTAATTGGAGGTATATTGTCTTCTCTTGGTTTCCTTCTGTCTGCCTTCGCACCAACCCTCGAGTTTTTATACTTCAGTTTTGGATTACTAACCGGTAGGTGTTGTCctataaatgaatgtaaaatatgtacataaggtaatgttaataatatatacaaccaAATCAATGATGTGTCACCTTCAATTTAGCCATACTGGAAGGATATATTATAGCGtatagtctgtgtgtgtgtgtgtgtgtgtgtgtgtgtgtgtgtgtgtgtgtgtgtgtgtgtgtgtgtgtgtgtgtctgtgaaaaTGATACCTCAAAAACTACTGTGTGCCGTGTGTCATAATTCAGGCTAATAGCACTTAACTCCAATATTTATAAAGGCGCTTCTCCTGTGCTGGGATAAATTTTCGTGGCAAAATAAGTCCACGTCAATCCACTGGAAAATAAATCACCccaaatatttataataatacaaaCTCTCTGATGTGCCATTTTTGGTGACACTGACCCTCCAGTTTTGAACTTCAGTCTTGCATGAAATTATAGTCACTTTCCACCTTCACTGTACGTATTTGCTTAAATTTAGCAGCAGCATTTGAAGACAATGGCAGTATgcaaatattattacattacaattCGTATTGTTATGACAAATAACATAAGAACCATGATTTCGTCATGCACAGGCTGTGGTTATGGTTTTATTGTGAGTCCTTTGTTTGGAATAGTTCCCTTCTACATAAAGAAGAGGTACATTCTTGCAAATGCTGTGGTAGGCGTTGGTTCAGGAACAGGAGCGTTTGCATTTACACCTCTCTGGCAATTACTGATAGACTGGTATGGATGGCGTGGAGCGTGTATCGTATTTGCTGCTATCAATGCTAATTTGTGCATCTGCGGAGTATTCTTCAGAGATCCAAAAGTCCTAACGTCAAAGCAACAGACTGAAAGTGTTGACGACATGTCGGCCAGCCAACATGACACGAATCAAACATCGCGTGAGAAGAAATCAACAAAGCAGAAGATTTGTGAAGTTTGTGACTGTGGCTTACTTAGGAAATATCCAACACTATTGCTCATATCTGTTATGTCATTTTTTCTCGGCATTGGAGTTGCTTTTACAGGAATACCACCACACACAGTTGCACGTGCTCTGTCAAAGAACCTTGGATCGAATAGTGAAATTGCCCTGGTTATGTCCATATTTGGTATCATGGGAATCGTGGGCAGGCTGATAACTCCCGTTATCTTACTTTTCAAATTTCGTGCGCTAACAAGTGTAAAACTGTATGGATGGTCCTTTACCTCTGTTGGAGTAACATGTCTCCTCAGTTCATTGGCTGACTCGTACGTAAAATACAGCGTCAATGCAGCCTTTTTGGGACTGTTTAGCGGCTTTCTCTTCTGCTTAATATCACAGACAATTAAAGATGTTGCAGGACCAACGAACATGACTGCAGCTCTATCTGTGTGTGGTCCTTTTGGTGGTATTGGAGGACTAATCGGTCCACTGATAGGTGGTAAGTGAAGAGATTCCATAGAGTGTAGAATGACTTCGACCTATACCCCTAcctaactgaaaaaaaattcagtgaagtacaatacaatatctCACATAGGTATTAATGATTCAGAATGAAAACACTGAGATTTGTTGGTCCTATTAGATCAATATTTTGATTACGAATAGCAGATTTCAACTAACCACACGAGCTCTCTAAATATTTAAGAAATCTGTTGTAGAAAATAACATAAAGGTAGGAGCGCAAAGGTCCTAACTGCAGCCTAATGTAGAACACACCTCTTTTTATATAACAAGATTTGACAATAATTGCACCTTGGGTTATATGATTCTCTACTCTTCTTTTTCCATTATATTGTAGGTTGAcgattttaaatatttaataacaGTTAGGGTGTCTGAAATAGgggtaatgttatatatagttaGGATCACAGATCACATATGAATGATGGCTGCAACTGTCAGTTTTTAAAGCAGTGATTAAAAACCGATCAAACCTCGAAGCAACCCCCTCTATGCGTCAAGGAGAAAGAATTGTTAAAGAAAACTACGATCATGACAGACGAAAGTCTTAATTTGAACCTTTAAGtaaattgtgtgtgtttgtaaagtgtgatattttttcttcaatttttcttTTCCAATAGGGTGGTTATACGATACTACCAAAGACTACAACAACACCTTCTACTTCTATGGTTCCTGTATGGTATGTTCAGGTCTTACCCTTCTTATCCTTCAGCCATTTACCGATCGGTGTCAGAAGGAAATACGTACAGAGAGTGAGGTCGAGACTGATGTATACACGATGGAAACGGTTTCAACAGCTACCAATACGGGATAGAGAAAACAAGCAAACTACGAAACGTTCAAATCTCGTGAATGCCCCACTTTAGAAGTTCCTTCTAAGGCACGTCAGACAGATATGATTGCCATTCTACTCGCTACACGTGCATTAGAAAAAAAGACGCTTCAGAATGAATTGACATATATTGTTGTTCTATATTGAACCTCGAGCTAGTGCAGTTACTGAGAACCGAATGAGATTTATTTTAGACGGAAAAGCTATTAATGAGGtgggattattttttttttgtcctttTATCGTAATAAGTCGGAAAATGATTTAAAACATCACTAATTGTCAAAATAGATTAGCAAATACAGGTAGCTAAAAAGTCTTTATTCAGTTTTAGACGTCTTTAACATACACCATATATCAATTGCTTGATTTCTggacaatatattcattgaaaaaagAAACCTGTACGAAATACAAAATGATTTCCGAGTGAACGTTTCAGCGTACATTTACAGGAAATGTAACATTAACATGCAGTGGTGGTTAGAAATGAtatcaagatatatatatatatatatatatatatatatatatatatatatatatatatatatatatatatatatatatatatatatatatatatatatatatatatatatatacagcaaaGTATGCCCTCATTGTGAAAGCGTTTTATTGTGTGGTGTATGTGCTCATTGCAAAGTTGAATTTCCGAGGCCATTTAGATGATAAGAGGGGAAAATGCACATAACTTCAAGTTCAATGTTCAATTCTTGCTTGTCAACTTTGAAAGGAAGTGATTCTGTATGCATGTGGTGCACTCCCGGTATCCAATCAATGTCAGAATAACTACATGCATTTGAACACTGCAACTTTGGAAATGAAATATGCACTGCTACTAGTCATTTGATGACACAACATTCCGTTTGAGAATGAAACCTTCTATTTGGCAATTGGTTATCTCATGATACTATAATTATTTGAGCATGAGATTTCATTTCAGAATCCCATTGTCTATTTGttaatttccatttgaaaaatCAGTACATTCTGTTATCACCCACGATTTCAGTGTCATGCCTACACATTATCAATTCCAACCTTAGATATTACATGTCATCTTCAAGCGACCTCTACAGGAAGCCCAACGTAAAATTTGCACACAGTGTACATTAAACAACCAAGAGTTATTGTCATTCGTATTTGCCTACAAGTGGAGGTAAAAAaatgatgccccccccccttcgggaagaagttgctacataacagttGTGGTAATAAAGTGCATAAAAAGAGAGATAAACAACGCTGTGTACGAAATGTCATGTGATTCTTGTTAAGGAAGAGCCGGTCGTTCGACCATACCGGCCACCTAATAGATTTTAATATAGCTCTGGATGTCTATTTGCTACGAGGTTCGAAACAGAGGAAAGACGTGTCGGCCTCGTagcgtatacatccagagctaattTTAATAGAATTTATGTGGAAAGGAcgttgtcaaaatccaccaacgTGAAGGTTCAAAGCTGGCCCATGCCGCATGTCACGTTCAATACCTGATGATTTTCGGTAAGTAGGCTATATCGTaaaactgcatacttcaatttcaatataatttagtacatacgttaaacataacagagtacatatctcctataaaagttgttgattttgtttgaagattgtgaataatttgcataattaaattattttcggtaattaggctatatcttaagactgcatacttcaatttcaatataatttacttcatacattaaacataacaaagtttataTGCTCTATAAAGTTGTTGATGTACCCACAGACAAGTCGTCTTAGCTGTTTGTGATGTACCATTATgatgttaataactaatttacatgattaatgattttcggtaattaggatatatcataagaatgcatacttgaatttcaatacaatttagtacatgcgttaaccataacaaagcggatatgtcctataaaggttttgatatagcttacagttttaatgaaacatttgcataattaatgattttaggtaactaggttgtatcttaaaaatgcaagcttcaaatttcgtataatatggtacatatatgtcaaccataataatacgcacctgtcctatgaagattgttcctacaacttttacctttaatgagtattttgaataatgaacggtattcagtaattaagcggtatgatgcactcttcaaattccgtataatgtggcacatacattaacctattAGAAAGCACGcctgtccaaaaacaaagcctgttaccacagttttttttagtttaatgagttatttgcataattagtgattcccttacgggaggcattcagttgaAATCTTGTCCTCTTAGGGGGCACAGTCATGTTCTTGTTCTGGCAGTTACAAGCTGTATTCGTTGCTTTCTTCCGGGTTCGATGATCTTTTTAATGTGTGCTGTTAGGATGGATGACAAGTTCCAAATGTAGCTATAGTTCACTTTGACCTTTATATCCTGTTGGATATTTTGTGCAGCTTGGAGCCCTTTGGGAAAAGCCTGTCAATTAAACGGAGGATTTGGTTTCCAATGTTTAGTTTGACGTTTTTACTGTACAGTGTGTGAAACCGAATGGTATTTCTTCATCTATTCTTTCTTCTTACATTTTCACCACCTTTACTTATCCAGCGtagatattttacatatattaagTTGATATGTgattatatatatgcacacacacgtTCATGGATGCAGTCATTCATGCAGGTATCCATcgatctgtccatccatccatcatccatccactcacccacccatccatccatcccccCACCCCACTCACCcaccaacccatccatccattggTATGCATCTATCCAagtgcacgcacgcacacacacacaagcttgtacgtagtatgtatgtatgtatgtatgtatgtatgtatgtatgtatgtatgcatgcacgcacgcacgcacccacccatgcatgcacacacacacgctcacACATACCTGGGTTACAATGATTCGCGTTATCACTACTTAATGTAATAGAAACCAATGACGTCAATCCAATTCCGGGAATTCCCCCACAGCTCATATCTAAATTTACCTTGCGAAATAGGTGGTTCAGCTTCAACACATAGTGCTAGACATGGGTATAGCCAGCTGAACTGCTCAGATTTGGAAATCGAACAACCATACGATTCCACAATGGCATACTCGACAGGTTCGGTTTTACTTCGCTGTAAACAATCGCCCACTCATGCGGAAGTGTTACAGACGAAAATTGAAATTTGGTTTCAAAAGAAACTGCGGTCGTCAGATGTGGAGGTTATGTTTGTAAGACAGGTCAAAGTCGAGTCCCAGATAGATTTACATTTTGTGGTCAATCTGGACAAGAAACTAGGTAAGTGCACCTTTGACAGTATTTGTTATCTACTGAGAAACAATTGACATGTTCAAATGATTTGGACATGGGTAATACAATGACGTTTGTTGCTTTGTCAACATGAAGTATTTATGTCATTATAAATCGCCCGTGTCGCACGGGGGTGTCACTCTTCCACCAAAAATACAAATTGGTATATCCGCAAAGAACAAATCAGACTGAATTAGGCTAAGATGTATTACAAAACGCTgtagaaataatatttatttgacaATATCTTGAGCATTTACGTGTGCGTGTTGGAAGATCAAAAACGACCTATTTTGAACGCCATGATAGATCGTCAGACTTACACGTACGACTGTgttatcataaaaaaaacagttgCAAAGGTCGGCTCTTCCCGTGAACTATCTGCTCGGGGAATTAcgttattttattcatttgacAATGAAGATCAGAGAAACGTATGACATAGACAACCTCCAAAGATATACGAACCATGTGCAACATCTAAATTCTACCTTTACCACCTTCCCCCATATATTACCGTACTGTTCTCATTTCAATCACGTGAGACCCATCTTCTTAtcacacaaaaacaaagaaCTGACTCGTCAGCACAATTTGATCGACGTGttgtgatataaatgtacagcaACAGTGGAATTCAATAGCAGAAGCTGGCCATGTATGCCAAAGTCATGAAACAGTCATTCAGGTAATAGAATGACTCaatgtaaaagtaaaatatgaccctccaaAATAAACATCATCACCTAAAATATAACCCTCCACGTGAACCTATTTATAAAAGTGACCCAAACCGACTACTTACCAAACCCCCTTGTtaaggtgaaaaaaaaactagttaAATTTTGAATCGAAATACAAGAGAGCAGTGGGGGTGAGAGGGTGGGGGTGAGTATGGAAGGGGGTCCCCCCTCCCGCTgagaaatgtttgaaatttaaGGACTAAACCAGTGTTATCTGGTGTTATTTGAACATGTCCCCAGTGATAACAACACCCTTTCCTGgtcacaattgaaatttgaacATAGTATACTTAGTAATTTGATTTTATGGTAGTATTTTggtttgtttcagcatttgccaaCGGTTACTATAAGCCTTTGACAAGAAACTTTAAAAAGTTTAGCTACCGCCTACGCCAGAAACATATGTACCGGGGAATTTAACATTTATAGCTAGTTCTTGCACTTGCAGCACAACAGATTTGTTCATACCctggaaattattttctttgtctTGAGTTGGTAAGCATATTTCGTTCCTACTTTGGCTGGCAACAAATTGTTATTCGAAAATCATTCAGCCCctccccgaaatcaaatggtgtaCCCCTTATAACAAGATGAATGGTGTTTGTCTAGATCTTGTACCGTGGATACTATCAACAGAAGAAACCTGTGACATAGACATCAATGGAATTGTGATATCGCTGAAAGTTGAGCAATGCCCCGAGTACTTAGACTGGCAAGCCAAATCAATGTCTACGGACGCCAGAGCATCCATTGACCCTACTTCACCTTTCTTACCGGAGGTATGAAACGTTAAGATATATATTGGCATACTTGAATGGTCGCGTGTTCGCATTGAAGTACATTCCAGAAATGATGGCATTGCTATTTTTATATATTGGAATGTCCCAGCAAGCAACCATCGCAGTGGATTGGTTAAGCAATAATCGTAATTTTCACCAGAGTGTTCAATGTAAGAGGGCGGGCATTTATGTTAACGTTTGTACACGTCTGCCTAGCCCGTATTTTAAGCTGTTAATATGCTTTGCTTATCGAGCCTTTCCGAAAAGTTGCATAGAGTTTGATTATGACGTTTAACATCAAATGGCTGTGTAGATTATGAGTTAAAGTTAaactggccatatggatgaggaatgGGTATTCATTTTcgatttgtaatttataaaacaatttgattATGGCTTCCTAaataatgaatgtgaaacaacatacgcCTAGCAATTgtctgtaactcaatacattgcaaaaaagatTAATAGACGTGTAAAGtcttgttattgtacgtacaacaacacACTTTTTGCAGTCATTTGATTtagtttttgcaatgtattgagttgcaaacacagTCAATGCtgtttcactttgattattgaagtacccaatcctcatccatatagccactttaaacGTCAAAATATACCCTTTCAGTAGTTAAGGATGGGACTATGCAGTCCCACAGAAAACCAAAGGAGACTCTCATTTACTCTGTTATATAGGACATACTAATACGTGTCAACTGAAAAAGTGTAGCATGCATGAAGAATAACAGGACAA
This is a stretch of genomic DNA from Glandiceps talaboti chromosome 9, keGlaTala1.1, whole genome shotgun sequence. It encodes these proteins:
- the LOC144439848 gene encoding monocarboxylate transporter 12-like codes for the protein MKRSNDQMATMEKDGGIYGWLLVLSCHVGCMFIIGTYQSVGPVFVELQRYFNAGSARTSWILSVATFTQLTFGPVANITVKKIGYRRTFVIGGILSSLGFLLSAFAPTLEFLYFSFGLLTGCGYGFIVSPLFGIVPFYIKKRYILANAVVGVGSGTGAFAFTPLWQLLIDWYGWRGACIVFAAINANLCICGVFFRDPKVLTSKQQTESVDDMSASQHDTNQTSREKKSTKQKICEVCDCGLLRKYPTLLLISVMSFFLGIGVAFTGIPPHTVARALSKNLGSNSEIALVMSIFGIMGIVGRLITPVILLFKFRALTSVKLYGWSFTSVGVTCLLSSLADSYVKYSVNAAFLGLFSGFLFCLISQTIKDVAGPTNMTAALSVCGPFGGIGGLIGPLIGGWLYDTTKDYNNTFYFYGSCMVCSGLTLLILQPFTDRCQKEIRTESEVETDVYTMETVSTATNTG